From a single Pasteurella atlantica genomic region:
- the menD gene encoding 2-succinyl-5-enolpyruvyl-6-hydroxy-3-cyclohexene-1-carboxylic-acid synthase: MNTTSTFNRAWSRVILNALLRYGVKHFCIAPGSRSTPLTLEALHLQQQHLAKCHTHFDERGLGFFALGITKVTNDPVAIIVTSGTAVANLYPAIIEASKTHHKLIILSADRPPELIDCGANQAINQQHIFANYPIENLNLPKPSHDYSANWLVSMVEKVCYEQKNKAGVIHINTPFSEPLYEANEDEIENDSWLLSIQSWLTQSNKKWLDQQDSQTDVLMHKDWDYWRAKKGVIVVGKLPTGQGIGLKNWAETLGWCLICDVQSAVDTNLPYADIWLANNTVQQRLLQADIVIQFGSQIVSKRVNRFLNLFEGEFWVVDQHADYLNQNAKPQTRFIAKSHHFIRAHPPLRQKAWLLEPLALSQFCDSFIKKQVGTNLNEASLAHYIEQVLPKNGHLFVGNSLFVRLVDALCKLPEGYSIYTNRGASGIDGLIATMAGIAIGSEQATVGIIGDISALHDLNSVALLRQINHPTILFVINNSGGAIFDTLPVDPKVKAEYYRASHHFEFSQIATMFGIDYIRPFTWADLKTKLKQAYARRGVTFVEIKVNDQEGSALYQSIIKQISRASID; encoded by the coding sequence ATGAATACAACCAGTACCTTTAATCGAGCTTGGTCACGAGTAATACTCAATGCTCTTTTGCGTTATGGTGTAAAACATTTTTGTATTGCACCAGGATCTCGTTCTACCCCTTTAACATTAGAAGCATTACATTTACAACAACAGCATTTGGCAAAGTGTCATACTCATTTTGATGAGCGAGGTTTAGGTTTTTTTGCACTAGGAATAACGAAAGTAACCAATGATCCTGTTGCCATTATTGTTACATCAGGTACAGCTGTAGCTAATTTATATCCTGCTATTATTGAAGCAAGTAAGACACATCATAAACTAATTATTTTATCCGCAGATAGACCTCCAGAGCTTATTGACTGTGGAGCCAACCAAGCGATTAATCAACAACATATTTTTGCGAATTATCCTATTGAAAATTTAAACCTACCAAAACCAAGCCATGATTATAGTGCAAACTGGTTGGTTTCTATGGTAGAAAAAGTCTGTTATGAACAAAAAAATAAAGCGGGAGTAATACATATTAACACCCCTTTCTCTGAACCTTTGTATGAGGCAAATGAAGACGAAATTGAAAATGATAGCTGGCTTTTATCAATTCAATCTTGGCTTACTCAATCTAATAAAAAATGGTTAGATCAACAAGATAGCCAAACAGATGTATTAATGCATAAAGATTGGGATTATTGGCGAGCAAAAAAAGGAGTAATTGTTGTAGGAAAACTTCCTACAGGGCAAGGTATTGGATTAAAAAACTGGGCTGAAACTCTAGGATGGTGTCTCATTTGTGATGTACAGTCTGCCGTTGATACAAATCTACCTTATGCAGATATTTGGCTTGCAAATAATACGGTTCAACAACGCTTATTACAGGCAGATATAGTGATACAATTTGGTTCTCAGATTGTTAGCAAAAGGGTTAATCGATTTCTAAACTTGTTTGAGGGAGAATTTTGGGTAGTGGATCAACACGCTGACTACCTCAATCAAAATGCAAAACCACAAACACGTTTTATCGCAAAATCACATCATTTTATTCGAGCTCATCCACCACTGCGTCAAAAAGCCTGGTTACTAGAACCATTAGCACTTTCTCAATTTTGTGATTCATTTATTAAAAAGCAAGTTGGCACTAACTTAAACGAAGCCTCCCTTGCTCATTATATTGAACAAGTATTACCTAAAAATGGACACCTTTTTGTTGGTAATAGCCTCTTTGTAAGATTGGTTGATGCTCTGTGTAAATTACCAGAAGGCTATTCGATTTATACAAATAGAGGTGCAAGTGGTATTGATGGTTTAATTGCAACAATGGCGGGCATCGCAATAGGGAGCGAGCAAGCAACTGTCGGCATTATTGGTGATATTTCTGCATTACACGATCTCAATTCTGTTGCTTTATTACGCCAAATTAATCACCCAACAATTTTATTTGTGATAAATAATAGCGGTGGAGCCATTTTTGATACCTTACCCGTTGATCCAAAAGTAAAAGCAGAATACTACCGAGCCTCACATCACTTTGAATTTTCACAAATAGCTACAATGTTTGGCA